The Camelina sativa cultivar DH55 chromosome 14, Cs, whole genome shotgun sequence genome includes a window with the following:
- the LOC104738729 gene encoding polygalacturonase At1g48100-like isoform X1, which translates to MLTSTYNRNQILCFIALFLTLISLTESRYHHHKDKHKRNNHNHHSSKPQPPPPSSISQPPTPPPGPPDTPAPSLPPSPSDEPEEDNNGIYNVRKFGAVGDGETDDTEAFKTAWDSACNNENNTDSVLLVPYGYTFMIQSTIFTGPCRSYQFFQVDGTIVTPDGPESWPSNVSKRQWLVFYRVDGMALKGAGVIDGRGQKWWDLPCKPHRTVNKSAIVTGPCDSPIALRFFMSSNLRVEGLQIKNSPQFHFRFDGCQGVHVDSLHITAPPLSPNTDGIHIENSNSVTIYNSIISNGDDCVSIGSGSYDVDIRNLTCGPGGHGISIGSLGNHNSHACVSNITVRDSIIKYSDNGVRIKTWQGGSGSVSGVTFNNIHVDSVRNPIIIDQYYCMTKDCANKTSAVFVSDIAYQGIRGTYDIRSPPMHFGCSDAVPCTNLTLSDIELLPAKGDIVFDPFCWNAYGIAEELSIPPVWCLMSDPPTALQGALVDKCGSS; encoded by the exons ATGTTAACTTCTACGTATAATCGCAATCAAATCCTCTGCTTCATCGCACTTTTTCTCACACTAATCTCTTTAACCGAATCTCGATACCATCACcacaaagacaaacacaaacgCAATAACCATAACCACCACTCCTCAAAACCACAGCCGCCGCCTCCTTCATCCATCTCTCAGCCTCCTACTCCTCCCCCGGGCCCCCCTGATACACCGGCACCCTCACTGCCACCGTCACCTTCCGACGAGCCTGAAGAAGACAACAACGGAATCTACAACGTGAGGAAGTTCGGTGCGGTCGGAGACGGTGAAACCGACGACACTGAAGCATTCAAAACTGCGTGGGACTCGGCTTGCAACAACGAGAACAACACGGATTCAGTGTTGCTTGTCCCTTACGGCTATACATTCATGATTCAATCAACCATTTTCACCGGTCCTTGCCGCTCTTACCAATTCTTCCAA GTGGATGGGACCATTGTAACACCAGACGGACCAGAGTCGTGGCCGAGCAATGTGAGTAAGAGACAATGGCTTGTCTTCTATAGAGTCGACGGAATGGCGTTGAAAGGCGCCGGAGTTATCGACGGCCGGGGACAAAAATGGTGGGATCTTCCCTGTAAACCTCACCGG ACTGTCAACAAATCAGCAATTGTTACCGGTCCTTGCGACAGCCCCATT GCTTTGAGGTTCTTTATGAGCTCGAATCTAAGAGTGGAAGGTCTACAGATAAAAAACAGCCCGCAGTTTCATTTCAGATTCGACGGATGTCAAGGAGTTCACGTCGACTCCCTTCACATCACTGCTCCGCCGTTAAGCCCCAACACCGACGGCATCCACATCGAGAACTCAAACTCCGTTACCATATACAACTCCATCATCTCCAATG GAGATGATTGTGTATCGATTGGCTCCGGATCCTACGATGTTGATATACGGAATCTCACTTGTGGACCCGGTGGCCATGGAATTAG CATCGGAAGTTTGGGCAATCACAACTCACACGCATGCGTCTCAAACATAACGGTTAGAGACTCAATCATAAAATACTCCGACAATGGAGTTCGGATCAAGACATGGCAAGGTGGGTCCGGTTCGGTCTCAGGCGTGACGTTCAACAACATCCACGTGGACTCAGTCCGTAACCCAATCATCATTGACCAATACTACTGCATGACCAAAGATTGTGCTAACAAAACATCTGCCGTTTTTGTATCTGATATTGCATACCAAGGCATCCGAGGAACTTACGACATTCGAAGTCCTCCGATGCATTTTGGATGCAGTGATGCAGTTCCATGCACAAATCTAACTCTTTCCGACATCGAATTGCTTCCAGCCAAAGGCGATATCGTTTTCGATCCGTTTTGTTGGAATGCTTATGGAATTGCCGAAGAGCTTTCGATTCCTCCGGTTTGGTGTCTCATGTCCGATCCTCCCACGGCGTTGCAAGGAGCTCTTGTTGACAAGTGTGGTTCATCGTGA
- the LOC104738729 gene encoding polygalacturonase At1g48100-like isoform X2: MLTSTYNRNQILCFIALFLTLISLTESRYHHHKDKHKRNNHNHHSSKPQPPPPSSISQPPTPPPGPPDTPAPSLPPSPSDEPEEDNNGIYNVRKFGAVGDGETDDTEAFKTAWDSACNNENNTDSVLLVPYGYTFMIQSTIFTGPCRSYQFFQVDGTIVTPDGPESWPSNVSKRQWLVFYRVDGMALKGAGVIDGRGQKWWDLPCKPHRTVNKSAIVTGPCDSPIALRFFMSSNLRVEGLQIKNSPQFHFRFDGCQGVHVDSLHITAPPLSPNTDGIHIENSNSVTIYNSIISNGDDCVSIGSGSYDVDIRNLTCGPGGHGISIGSLGNHNSHACVSNITVRDSIIKYSDNGVRIKTWQGGSGSVSGVTFNNIHVDSVRNPIIIDQYYCMTKDCANKTSAVFVSDIAYQGIRGTYDIRSPPMHFGCSDAVPCTNLTLSDIELLPAKGDIVFDPFCWNAYGIAEELSIPPVWCLMSDPPTALQGALVDKCGSS; encoded by the exons ATGTTAACTTCTACGTATAATCGCAATCAAATCCTCTGCTTCATCGCACTTTTTCTCACACTAATCTCTTTAACCGAATCTCGATACCATCACcacaaagacaaacacaaacgCAATAACCATAACCACCACTCCTCAAAACCACAGCCGCCGCCTCCTTCATCCATCTCTCAGCCTCCTACTCCTCCCCCGGGCCCCCCTGATACACCGGCACCCTCACTGCCACCGTCACCTTCCGACGAGCCTGAAGAAGACAACAACGGAATCTACAACGTGAGGAAGTTCGGTGCGGTCGGAGACGGTGAAACCGACGACACTGAAGCATTCAAAACTGCGTGGGACTCGGCTTGCAACAACGAGAACAACACGGATTCAGTGTTGCTTGTCCCTTACGGCTATACATTCATGATTCAATCAACCATTTTCACCGGTCCTTGCCGCTCTTACCAATTCTTCCAA GTGGATGGGACCATTGTAACACCAGACGGACCAGAGTCGTGGCCGAGCAATGTGAGTAAGAGACAATGGCTTGTCTTCTATAGAGTCGACGGAATGGCGTTGAAAGGCGCCGGAGTTATCGACGGCCGGGGACAAAAATGGTGGGATCTTCCCTGTAAACCTCACCGG ACTGTCAACAAATCAGCAATTGTTACCGGTCCTTGCGACAGCCCCATT GCTTTGAGGTTCTTTATGAGCTCGAATCTAAGAGTGGAAGGTCTACAGATAAAAAACAGCCCGCAGTTTCATTTCAGATTCGACGGATGTCAAGGAGTTCACGTCGACTCCCTTCACATCACTGCTCCGCCGTTAAGCCCCAACACCGACGGCATCCACATCGAGAACTCAAACTCCGTTACCATATACAACTCCATCATCTCCAATG GAGATGATTGTGTATCGATTGGCTCCGGATCCTACGATGTTGATATACGGAATCTCACTTGTGGACCCGGTGGCCATGGAATTAG CATCGGAAGTTTGGGCAATCACAACTCACACGCATGCGTCTCAAACATAACGGTTAGAGACTCAATCATAAAATACTCCGACAATGGAGTTCGGATCAAGACATGGCAAGGTGGGTCCGGTTCGGTCTCAGGCGTGACGTTCAACAACATCCACGTGGACTCAGTCCGTAACCCAATCATCATTGACCAATACTACTGCATGACCAAAGATTGTGCTAACAAAACATCTGCCGTTTTTGTATCTGATATTGCATACCAAGGCATCCGAGGAACTTACGACATTCGAAGTCCTCCGATGCATTTTGGATGCAGTGATGCAGTTCCATGCACAAATCTAACTCTTTCCGACATCGAATTGCTTCCAGCCAAAGGCGATATCGTTTTCGATCCGTTTTGTTGGAATGCTTATGGAATTGCCGAAGAGCTTTCGATTCCTCCGGTTTGGTGTCTCATGTCCGATCCTCCCACGGCGTTGCAAGGAGCTCTTGTTGACAAGTGTG GTTCATCGTGA